The sequence AACGGTAAGACCGTTTTGATCACCGGCGGATCGCGCGGCCTGGGGTTGGAAATGGCCCGCCTATGGGCTCAGTACGGGGCAAGGGTTGGTATTTGTGCTCGCACGGAAGCGGACGTCGATATAGCGGTTGACGAACTGCGTGTGTATTC comes from Pirellulales bacterium and encodes:
- a CDS encoding SDR family NAD(P)-dependent oxidoreductase, whose translation is MITGGSRGLGLEMARLWAQYGARVGICARTEADVDIAVDELRVYSSEVFGQSCDITSECQVKKFVAAAKDRWETIDAIVNNAG